In Luteimonas sp. MC1750, the following proteins share a genomic window:
- a CDS encoding winged helix-turn-helix domain-containing protein produces the protein MPDEARIYRFGDIEVDTAAHRVLRMGRELALEPKAYGVLLALLARHGHAITRDELLDQVWGHRHVTPGVLNRVVAQLRKALGDEAEHPRYIQTVHAVGYRFIAVPEVLAVEDPATEISAPPQSGGIFRWARRATDVAARRPPARRTWLRHLAVVLAIVLALAWWQRPEDAPADGAAIALRPFTALGGAEDEAWFAEGLAVEMHDALASVPGLRVAALMASTDPRRDADVRELGRELGVDAILDASIRREGDRVRINARLSDTATGYVLWSRGYEHSMAEVFATQGAIAGEVVESMLGSMPEARESLRTRLAPTRNVAAFDAYLRGRHLQRATRGRVQQLQAAEAFRAALAEDADFALAQAALCATEARRFEYWNDSEAHARARSACARVEDMRPLPPEAALALGNLGRIDGRLDEAERYFRLAGTAPGSGALAEVGLGKVEAARGRQDRAQAHFRAALARAPDDALVHAEVGFQAYRDGRLEDAIARYRRAVELAPGHAGHWNTYGFLQLLAGHPDEATRAFKRSIAIEPGADVLANFATLRAQAGAHAEAVALYRRALELDPDDHLNWGRLGDGLAASGAPPAEVADAYREAQRRARQYLALDPGNGGAMAALGWYSANLGRRDEALALVARARAAGRGDPADVALHNAATLALLGDRDGADRELARARDAGMAEVRIRARPGPR, from the coding sequence ATGCCGGACGAGGCGCGCATCTACCGCTTCGGTGACATCGAGGTCGATACCGCCGCCCACCGCGTCCTGCGCATGGGCCGCGAGCTGGCGCTCGAGCCCAAGGCCTATGGTGTGCTCCTCGCGCTGCTCGCCCGGCACGGGCACGCGATCACCCGCGACGAGCTGCTGGACCAGGTCTGGGGCCATCGCCACGTCACGCCCGGGGTGCTGAACCGGGTGGTGGCGCAGCTGCGCAAGGCCCTGGGCGACGAGGCCGAACACCCGCGCTACATCCAGACCGTGCACGCGGTCGGCTACCGCTTCATCGCGGTACCCGAGGTGCTGGCCGTCGAGGACCCGGCCACGGAAATTTCCGCGCCGCCGCAGTCCGGGGGAATTTTCCGCTGGGCGCGGCGGGCGACGGACGTCGCGGCGCGCCGGCCCCCGGCCCGGCGGACCTGGCTGCGGCACCTCGCCGTCGTCCTCGCCATCGTCCTGGCGCTGGCCTGGTGGCAGCGGCCGGAGGACGCGCCGGCCGATGGCGCGGCGATCGCGCTGCGCCCCTTCACCGCGCTCGGCGGCGCCGAGGACGAGGCCTGGTTCGCCGAAGGACTCGCCGTGGAGATGCACGACGCCCTGGCGTCGGTGCCGGGACTGCGGGTGGCGGCGCTGATGGCGTCCACCGACCCGCGGCGCGATGCCGATGTGCGCGAGCTGGGTCGCGAGCTCGGCGTCGACGCCATCCTGGACGCCAGCATCCGCCGCGAAGGCGACCGGGTGCGCATCAACGCGCGCCTCAGCGACACCGCCACCGGCTACGTGCTCTGGAGTCGCGGTTACGAGCACTCGATGGCCGAGGTCTTCGCCACCCAGGGCGCGATCGCCGGCGAAGTCGTCGAGTCGATGCTGGGATCGATGCCGGAGGCCCGCGAGTCGCTGCGCACCCGGCTGGCGCCCACCCGGAACGTCGCGGCCTTCGATGCCTACCTGCGTGGCCGCCACCTGCAGCGGGCGACCCGTGGACGCGTGCAGCAGCTGCAGGCCGCGGAGGCCTTCCGCGCGGCGCTGGCCGAGGATGCGGACTTCGCGCTTGCGCAGGCGGCCCTGTGCGCCACCGAGGCGCGCCGCTTCGAATACTGGAACGACAGCGAGGCCCATGCCCGTGCGCGCTCGGCCTGCGCGCGGGTCGAGGACATGCGTCCGCTGCCGCCCGAGGCCGCGCTGGCCCTCGGCAACCTCGGCCGCATCGACGGCCGGCTGGACGAGGCCGAGCGCTATTTCCGGCTGGCCGGTACGGCGCCGGGCAGCGGCGCCCTGGCCGAGGTCGGCCTGGGCAAGGTCGAGGCCGCGCGGGGGCGCCAGGACCGCGCCCAGGCACATTTCCGCGCGGCACTGGCACGGGCGCCCGACGACGCGCTGGTGCACGCCGAGGTCGGCTTCCAGGCCTACCGCGATGGCCGGCTGGAGGACGCGATCGCCCGCTACCGCCGGGCGGTGGAGCTGGCACCGGGACACGCCGGCCACTGGAACACCTACGGCTTCCTGCAGCTGCTGGCGGGTCACCCGGACGAGGCCACGCGCGCCTTCAAGCGCTCGATCGCGATCGAGCCCGGCGCCGACGTGCTGGCGAATTTCGCCACCCTGCGCGCACAGGCCGGCGCGCATGCCGAAGCGGTCGCGCTGTACCGGCGCGCGCTGGAGCTCGATCCGGACGACCACCTCAACTGGGGCCGGCTCGGCGACGGGCTGGCCGCCAGTGGCGCGCCGCCGGCGGAGGTCGCCGATGCCTACCGCGAGGCGCAGCGGCGCGCCCGCCAATACCTCGCGCTGGATCCCGGCAACGGCGGCGCGATGGCCGCGCTGGGCTGGTACAGCGCCAATCTCGGCCGTCGCGACGAGGCCCTGGCGCTGGTGGCACGCGCGCGCGCGGCCGGGCGGGGTGATCCGGCGGACGTCGCGCTCCACAACGCGGCGACGCTGGCACTGCTCGGCGACCGCGACGGCGCGGACCGCGAGCTCGCCCGTGCGCGGGACGCGGGGATGGCCGAGGTGCGCATCCGCGCGCGCCCGGGGCCGCGTTGA
- the lpxB gene encoding lipid-A-disaccharide synthase, with translation MSAAGPRFALVAGEASGDLLGAGLVEALRERFPDAQFVGVGGDAMRAAGMDAWHDAGELAVMGLSEVLAHLPRLLRLRRGLRRRLLAWKPDVFIGIDAPDFNLGLERQLKSRGVCTVHYVSPSVWAWRQGRAAKIGRSADRVLCLFPMEPAIYARHGVDARFVGHPMADAMPLNPDRRGARIALDVDQDAPVLAVLPGSRLGEIERLAPAFLQAAELVAEQVPGLQVLVPAANAACRDALDALLPPPGAAARVRLLDGTAREAMVAADVVLLASGTATLEAMLAKRPMVVGYRIAPATHAIVKGLGLLKVDRYALPNVLAGETIAPELMQDLCTPRALADAVLAWFSQPEAVEALEPRYRELHLLLRRDASREAAAAVIGLLDPRHVSVPVEAAP, from the coding sequence GTGAGCGCGGCGGGGCCGCGCTTCGCGCTGGTTGCTGGCGAAGCGTCCGGCGACCTGCTGGGTGCCGGCCTGGTCGAGGCCCTGCGCGAGCGCTTTCCCGATGCGCAGTTCGTCGGCGTGGGCGGCGACGCGATGCGCGCCGCCGGGATGGACGCCTGGCACGATGCCGGCGAGCTGGCGGTCATGGGGCTGTCGGAGGTGCTGGCCCACCTGCCGCGGCTGCTGCGCCTGCGCCGCGGCCTGCGCCGTCGCCTGCTGGCGTGGAAGCCCGACGTCTTCATCGGCATCGACGCGCCCGACTTCAACCTCGGACTCGAGCGCCAGCTCAAGTCCCGCGGCGTCTGCACGGTGCACTACGTCAGCCCCTCGGTCTGGGCCTGGCGCCAGGGCCGCGCGGCGAAGATCGGTCGCAGCGCCGACCGCGTGCTCTGCCTGTTCCCGATGGAGCCGGCCATCTACGCCCGCCACGGCGTCGACGCGCGCTTCGTCGGCCATCCGATGGCCGACGCCATGCCGCTCAATCCCGACCGCCGCGGCGCGCGCATCGCGCTCGACGTCGACCAGGACGCGCCGGTGCTGGCGGTGCTGCCGGGCTCCCGCCTGGGCGAGATCGAGCGCCTGGCGCCGGCCTTCCTGCAGGCCGCGGAACTGGTGGCGGAGCAGGTCCCCGGGCTCCAGGTGCTGGTGCCCGCGGCCAACGCCGCCTGCCGCGACGCCCTGGACGCGCTGCTGCCCCCGCCGGGGGCTGCCGCGCGGGTGCGCCTGCTGGACGGCACCGCGCGCGAGGCGATGGTCGCGGCCGACGTGGTCCTGCTGGCGTCGGGCACCGCCACGCTCGAGGCGATGCTGGCCAAGCGGCCGATGGTCGTCGGCTACCGGATCGCGCCAGCCACCCACGCCATCGTCAAGGGACTCGGGCTGCTCAAGGTCGACCGCTACGCCCTGCCCAACGTGCTGGCGGGCGAGACCATCGCGCCGGAACTGATGCAGGACCTGTGCACCCCGCGCGCGCTCGCCGACGCGGTGCTCGCCTGGTTCTCGCAGCCCGAAGCGGTCGAGGCGCTGGAGCCGCGCTACCGCGAGCTGCACCTGCTGCTGCGCCGCGACGCCTCCCGCGAGGCGGCGGCCGCGGTCATCGGGCTGCTCGACCCGCGCCATGTGTCGGTACCGGTCGAGGCGGCGCCGTGA
- the fabZ gene encoding 3-hydroxyacyl-ACP dehydratase FabZ — MTVGKFTFPIGVEGIRTMLPHRYPFLLLDRVVEFDAEARRVLAYKNVTANEAYFQGHFPDRPVMPGVLVIEAMAQGGGVLTQLARGGASHVGRLSYLVKVDNARFANMVVPGDRLDIEVTVKREIRNMTLYSGVASVDGGQVASAEILCAEVDA, encoded by the coding sequence ATGACCGTCGGCAAGTTCACGTTTCCCATTGGCGTGGAGGGCATCCGTACGATGCTGCCGCACCGCTACCCCTTCCTGCTGCTCGACCGCGTGGTCGAGTTCGACGCGGAGGCCCGGCGCGTGCTCGCCTACAAGAACGTGACCGCGAACGAGGCCTACTTCCAGGGCCACTTCCCCGACCGCCCGGTGATGCCGGGCGTGCTGGTGATCGAAGCCATGGCCCAGGGCGGCGGCGTGCTCACCCAGCTGGCGCGCGGCGGTGCCAGCCACGTGGGCCGGCTGTCCTACCTGGTGAAGGTCGACAACGCGCGCTTCGCCAACATGGTCGTCCCCGGCGACCGCCTCGACATCGAGGTCACGGTGAAGCGCGAGATCCGCAACATGACCCTGTATTCCGGCGTCGCCAGCGTCGACGGCGGCCAGGTGGCCAGCGCCGAGATCCTCTGCGCCGAGGTCGATGCCTGA
- the lpxA gene encoding acyl-ACP--UDP-N-acetylglucosamine O-acyltransferase, producing MAAAAIHASASVDPSAVIGEGASIGAFTIVGPGVEIGAGTRIGPHCSVTGPTRIGRDNHVHGHAAIGGEPQDKKFRGEPVRLEIGDRNVIREFTTLNRGTGDGGGVTRIGDDNWLLAYTHVAHDCVIGNHCIFSNNATLAGHVVVGDHVILSGFAGVHQFCRIGDHAFIGMGAFVNGDVAPFLMVAQEGYGRPRGINAEGLKRRGFDPERIAAIKRAYRAVYMSGEALDEARARLVELAEGSDDVRLMLDFIEGGDRPLLR from the coding sequence ATGGCCGCCGCGGCGATCCACGCCAGCGCGAGCGTCGATCCGTCGGCCGTCATCGGCGAGGGCGCCAGCATCGGCGCCTTCACCATCGTCGGCCCCGGCGTCGAGATCGGCGCCGGCACGCGCATCGGCCCGCACTGCAGCGTGACGGGCCCCACGCGCATCGGCCGCGACAACCACGTCCACGGCCACGCCGCGATCGGCGGCGAGCCGCAGGACAAGAAGTTCCGCGGCGAGCCGGTGCGCCTGGAGATCGGCGACCGCAACGTCATCCGCGAATTCACCACGCTCAACCGCGGCACCGGCGACGGCGGCGGGGTGACCCGGATCGGCGACGACAACTGGCTGCTGGCCTATACCCACGTGGCGCATGACTGCGTCATCGGCAACCACTGCATCTTCTCCAACAACGCCACCCTCGCCGGGCACGTCGTGGTCGGCGACCACGTGATCCTCAGCGGCTTCGCCGGCGTGCACCAGTTCTGCCGCATCGGCGACCACGCGTTCATCGGCATGGGCGCCTTCGTCAACGGCGACGTGGCGCCCTTCCTGATGGTCGCGCAGGAGGGCTATGGCCGCCCGCGCGGCATCAATGCCGAGGGCCTGAAGCGCCGCGGCTTCGACCCCGAGCGGATCGCGGCGATCAAGCGCGCCTACCGCGCGGTCTACATGTCCGGCGAGGCGCTGGACGAGGCCCGCGCGCGACTGGTCGAACTCGCCGAAGGCAGCGACGACGTGCGCCTGATGCTCGACTTCATCGAGGGCGGCGACCGGCCGCTGCTGCGGTGA
- the lpxD gene encoding UDP-3-O-(3-hydroxymyristoyl)glucosamine N-acyltransferase, whose protein sequence is MQPTTLTAAALAERFGLALRGDGEAVVESVATLAGAGPRQLSFLSNPRYRSQLAGSAAGVVLVREDDAANLDRTLLVARDPYVAFAKIAALFDPVPAAQPGVHPSAVVDDSAEVDPSAEIGPLACVGARSRIGPGAIVGPGCVIGEDCVVGAGSRLVARVTLVRRVRLGDRVLVHPGAVLGADGFGLAMDAGRWIKVPQQGGVRIGDDCEIGANTTIDRGAIEDTVLEEDVRLDNQIQIAHNVRIGAHTAMAGCVAVAGSTTIGRYCLIGGAAGIVGHISICDRVTITAMALVTASIDAPGEYSSGTPLMDNRSWRRSAARFRQLDALARQVQALGKEKT, encoded by the coding sequence ATGCAGCCCACGACGCTCACGGCGGCGGCGCTGGCCGAACGCTTCGGGCTGGCGCTGCGCGGCGATGGCGAGGCGGTGGTCGAGTCGGTAGCGACCCTTGCCGGCGCCGGACCGCGCCAGCTCTCGTTCCTGTCCAACCCGCGCTACCGCAGCCAGCTGGCCGGCTCGGCCGCGGGCGTGGTGCTGGTCCGCGAGGATGACGCCGCCAACCTCGATCGCACGCTGCTGGTCGCGCGCGATCCGTATGTCGCGTTCGCGAAGATCGCGGCGCTGTTCGATCCGGTGCCGGCGGCGCAGCCCGGCGTGCACCCCTCCGCCGTCGTCGACGACTCCGCCGAGGTCGATCCCTCCGCCGAGATCGGCCCGCTGGCCTGCGTGGGCGCGCGTTCGCGCATCGGACCCGGGGCCATCGTCGGTCCGGGCTGCGTGATCGGCGAGGACTGCGTGGTCGGCGCCGGCAGCCGCCTGGTGGCGCGCGTGACCCTGGTGCGCCGCGTGCGCCTGGGCGACCGCGTGCTGGTCCATCCCGGCGCCGTGCTCGGCGCCGACGGCTTCGGCCTGGCGATGGACGCCGGCCGCTGGATCAAGGTCCCGCAGCAGGGCGGCGTGCGCATCGGCGACGACTGCGAGATCGGCGCCAACACCACCATCGACCGCGGCGCCATCGAGGACACCGTGCTCGAGGAGGACGTGCGCCTCGACAACCAGATCCAGATCGCCCACAACGTGCGCATCGGCGCGCATACCGCGATGGCTGGCTGCGTCGCGGTGGCGGGCAGCACCACGATCGGCCGCTACTGCCTGATCGGCGGCGCCGCCGGCATCGTCGGGCACATCAGCATCTGCGACCGGGTCACCATCACCGCGATGGCCCTGGTCACGGCTTCGATCGACGCGCCCGGCGAGTACTCGTCGGGCACGCCGCTCATGGACAACCGGAGCTGGCGCAGGAGCGCGGCCCGTTTCAGGCAACTCGATGCGCTCGCCCGCCAGGTGCAGGCGCTCGGCAAGGAGAAGACATGA
- the bamA gene encoding outer membrane protein assembly factor BamA → MTRFPNRRLLAIALASTLAAPAWAQQPVDPQAAFGVAPQPAAAPVPGAFTVSDIRVDGLQRIGAGTVFTYLPIERGDTVDASRIGDAIRALYATGFFEDVSAGRQGDILVLQVKERPAINKLTLTGNKDIKTEDLTKGLTDIGLAEGETFDRLALDRVTQELTRQYNNRGKYNVQITPTVSPLDRNRVDVGIKVDEGKAARIRHINLIGNETFDDETLTDTWESGTSNWLSWYRRDDQYSREKLEGDREKLRNFYLDRGYVDFSEDNIQVAISPDKRDMYITAGLTEGEVYTVDSIEVTGDTILPKEDIERLVLLQPEMTFSRALLEFSSDQISATLSNIGYTFAQVNVVPQVDRENRRVDINLQVVPGPRVSVRRIVFKGNSRTADEVMRREMRQFEGAWYSQAAIDRSKVRLQRLGFFESGSVNVESKPVPGSNDQVDVEFSVTETTSGSFMFGVGYSQLSGMTTSVQLSQNNFLGSGNRISIEAQRNVYLQRYSFSYMNPYFNDSGLSLGYNLWWREFDNSEFNTAQYSSTSRAAQMVLGVPITEHDTVSAMFGIDSNQIFAFRGSSPQSIVDYIDVIGQRTFHAWRGEVSWARDTRNDFLQPTRGTLQRVSAEVTLPGSTAEYYKLNYEFSKYWPLSRAVVLNTRLELGYGDSYGDPRVGIVYDPYIPADANAPPTGDPIPRVAVADGLPFFENFYAGGARSVRGFRDNTLGPREAAWNSSYQQVIGGAVKTIGSLEMFFPTLLDSPAARVSAFVDFGNVFKDVDAFDAGELRASAGVALMWRAPVGPISISYAMPLRKEDGDELERLQFTFGGAF, encoded by the coding sequence ATGACGCGATTCCCGAACCGCCGCCTGCTCGCCATCGCCCTCGCCTCGACGCTCGCAGCGCCGGCCTGGGCCCAGCAGCCGGTCGACCCCCAGGCCGCCTTCGGCGTCGCACCCCAGCCGGCCGCGGCACCCGTGCCCGGCGCGTTCACCGTGTCCGACATCCGCGTCGACGGCCTGCAGCGCATCGGCGCCGGCACCGTCTTCACCTACCTGCCGATCGAGCGCGGCGACACGGTCGATGCCAGCCGGATCGGCGACGCCATCCGGGCCCTGTACGCGACCGGCTTCTTCGAGGACGTCAGCGCCGGCCGCCAGGGCGACATCCTGGTGCTGCAGGTCAAGGAACGCCCGGCGATCAACAAGCTGACGCTGACCGGCAACAAGGACATCAAGACCGAGGACCTGACCAAGGGCCTGACCGACATCGGCCTGGCCGAAGGCGAGACCTTCGACCGCCTGGCGCTGGACCGCGTCACCCAGGAACTCACCCGGCAGTACAACAACCGCGGCAAGTACAACGTCCAGATCACGCCCACGGTGTCGCCGCTGGACCGCAACCGCGTCGACGTGGGCATCAAGGTCGACGAAGGCAAGGCCGCGCGCATCCGCCACATCAACCTGATCGGCAACGAGACCTTCGACGACGAGACCCTGACCGACACCTGGGAGTCCGGCACCAGCAACTGGCTGAGCTGGTACCGCCGCGACGACCAGTACTCGCGCGAGAAGCTCGAGGGCGACCGCGAGAAGCTGCGCAACTTCTACCTCGACCGCGGCTACGTCGACTTCAGCGAAGACAACATCCAGGTCGCGATCAGCCCGGACAAGCGCGACATGTACATCACCGCCGGCCTGACCGAGGGCGAGGTGTACACCGTCGACTCGATCGAGGTCACCGGCGACACGATCCTGCCGAAGGAGGACATCGAGCGCCTGGTGCTGCTGCAGCCGGAGATGACCTTCTCGCGCGCCCTGCTCGAGTTCAGCTCCGACCAGATCTCGGCGACCCTCAGCAACATCGGCTACACCTTCGCCCAGGTGAACGTGGTGCCGCAGGTGGACCGCGAGAACCGCCGCGTCGACATCAACCTGCAGGTCGTCCCCGGCCCGCGCGTCAGCGTCCGCCGCATCGTGTTCAAGGGCAACAGCCGCACCGCCGACGAGGTGATGCGCCGCGAGATGCGCCAGTTCGAGGGCGCCTGGTACTCGCAGGCCGCGATCGACCGCTCCAAGGTGCGCCTGCAGCGCCTGGGCTTCTTCGAATCGGGCAGCGTCAACGTCGAGAGCAAGCCGGTCCCCGGCAGCAACGACCAGGTCGACGTCGAGTTCAGCGTCACCGAGACCACGTCCGGCAGCTTCATGTTCGGCGTGGGCTATTCGCAGCTCAGCGGCATGACCACGTCGGTGCAGCTGTCGCAGAACAACTTCCTCGGCAGCGGCAACCGGATCTCGATCGAGGCGCAGCGCAACGTCTACCTGCAGCGCTATTCGTTCTCGTACATGAACCCGTACTTCAACGACAGCGGCCTGTCGCTGGGCTACAACCTGTGGTGGCGCGAATTCGACAACTCCGAGTTCAACACCGCGCAGTACTCGTCGACCAGCCGCGCCGCGCAGATGGTGCTGGGCGTGCCGATCACCGAGCACGACACCGTCTCGGCGATGTTCGGCATCGACAGCAACCAGATCTTCGCCTTCCGCGGCAGCTCGCCGCAGTCGATCGTCGACTACATCGACGTCATCGGCCAGCGCACCTTCCACGCCTGGCGCGGCGAGGTGAGCTGGGCGCGCGACACCCGCAACGACTTCCTCCAGCCCACCCGCGGCACCCTGCAGCGCGTCTCGGCCGAAGTCACCCTGCCCGGCTCCACCGCCGAGTACTACAAGCTCAACTACGAGTTCTCCAAGTACTGGCCGCTGTCGCGCGCGGTGGTGCTCAACACGCGGCTCGAGCTGGGCTATGGCGACAGCTACGGCGATCCGCGCGTCGGCATCGTCTACGACCCCTACATCCCCGCCGACGCGAATGCGCCGCCCACCGGCGACCCGATCCCGCGCGTGGCGGTGGCCGACGGCCTGCCGTTCTTCGAGAACTTCTACGCCGGTGGCGCACGCTCGGTGCGCGGCTTCCGCGACAACACGCTGGGCCCGCGCGAGGCCGCCTGGAACAGCAGCTACCAGCAGGTCATCGGCGGCGCGGTGAAGACCATCGGCTCGCTCGAGATGTTCTTCCCCACCCTGCTCGACTCCCCCGCCGCGCGCGTCTCGGCCTTCGTCGACTTCGGCAATGTCTTCAAGGATGTCGATGCCTTCGATGCCGGCGAGCTGCGGGCGTCCGCGGGCGTGGCGCTGATGTGGCGCGCGCCGGTGGGTCCGATCTCGATCAGCTACGCCATGCCGCTGCGCAAGGAGGACGGCGACGAGCTGGAGCGCCTGCAGTTCACCTTCGGCGGCGCGTTCTAG
- a CDS encoding ribonuclease HII, translated as MAGVRARPAPCSTPAISSLVAGIDEAGRGPLAGPVVVAAVVFDPARPRINGLDDSKQLTAARREALYARIVERALAWHVVAIEADEIDRINIYHATMLGMRRAMEAVAHVAGLARIDGNAIPQGLPCAAEAWVDGDARDRSIAAASILAKVTRDRAMVALHGEFPAYGFDGHKGYSTPAHLAALRAHGPCPQHRRSFAPVREAATPDLFAAAGCPLALAT; from the coding sequence CTGGCGGGGGTCCGCGCACGGCCGGCGCCCTGCAGCACGCCGGCGATCTCCTCGCTGGTGGCCGGCATCGACGAGGCCGGCCGCGGTCCGCTCGCCGGGCCCGTGGTGGTGGCGGCCGTGGTGTTCGACCCGGCGCGCCCGCGGATCAACGGCCTCGACGATTCCAAGCAGCTCACCGCGGCGCGCCGCGAGGCCCTGTACGCGCGGATCGTCGAGCGTGCGCTGGCCTGGCACGTGGTCGCGATCGAGGCCGACGAGATCGACCGCATCAACATCTACCACGCGACCATGCTCGGCATGCGCCGCGCGATGGAGGCGGTGGCGCACGTGGCGGGCCTGGCCCGCATCGACGGCAACGCGATCCCGCAGGGCCTACCCTGCGCGGCCGAGGCCTGGGTCGATGGCGACGCGCGCGATCGCAGCATCGCCGCGGCCTCGATCCTGGCCAAGGTCACCCGCGATCGCGCGATGGTGGCGCTGCACGGGGAGTTCCCCGCCTACGGCTTCGACGGCCACAAGGGCTACAGCACGCCGGCCCACCTGGCCGCGCTGCGCGCACACGGGCCCTGTCCACAGCACCGCAGGAGCTTCGCACCGGTGCGCGAGGCCGCGACGCCGGACCTGTTCGCCGCGGCCGGCTGCCCGCTCGCCCTCGCGACCTGA
- the rseP gene encoding RIP metalloprotease RseP: MMTFLGSVWWMIVSLGVLVTFHEFGHFWVARRNGVKVLRFSVGFGRPLWTRLGRDGTEYVIAALPLGGYVRMLDEREGDVGADERDAAFNRKTVWQRIAIVAAGPAANLLLCVALLWTMFVIGRPDYQPVLGQVQGVAAASGLARGDTLLAVDDRATPTWSEASMALVTAAIDRRDVEVRLRTAAGQDASRSLRLSTLPAELDQRRAMQAIGLVPQAFVRPADVGRVVEDGAAWGVLAEGDRITAIDGTSVHAFSDIRPLVQALGEQGGGGMVEVDRDGERLALEIVPSLATPTDGGEPFWALGIEPDAGAGAEHDATLRHGPIAAVPAAFGETWRLARDTVGMVWRMASGRASVENVSGPITIARYANASANLGPAWFLNFLALLSLSLAIINLLPIPILDGGHLLYYLIELVKGSPLSERAMIAGQYVGLAMLAGLMGLAFYNDILQLVR; this comes from the coding sequence ATGATGACGTTCCTCGGTTCGGTTTGGTGGATGATCGTCAGCCTGGGCGTGCTGGTGACCTTCCACGAATTCGGCCATTTCTGGGTGGCGCGCCGCAACGGCGTCAAGGTGCTGCGCTTCTCGGTCGGCTTCGGACGCCCGCTGTGGACCCGCCTGGGCCGCGACGGCACCGAGTACGTCATCGCGGCCCTGCCGCTGGGCGGCTATGTGCGCATGCTCGACGAGCGCGAAGGCGACGTGGGCGCGGACGAACGCGACGCCGCATTCAACCGCAAGACGGTCTGGCAGCGGATCGCCATCGTCGCCGCCGGCCCGGCCGCCAACCTGCTGCTGTGCGTGGCCCTGCTGTGGACGATGTTCGTGATCGGGCGCCCCGACTACCAGCCCGTGCTCGGCCAGGTGCAGGGCGTGGCGGCGGCGTCCGGCCTTGCGCGCGGCGACACCCTGCTGGCCGTGGACGACCGCGCCACGCCCACCTGGAGCGAGGCCTCGATGGCGCTGGTGACCGCCGCCATCGACCGCCGCGACGTGGAGGTGCGGCTGCGCACCGCCGCCGGCCAGGACGCGTCACGCAGCCTGCGCCTGTCCACCCTGCCGGCCGAGCTGGACCAGCGCCGTGCGATGCAGGCCATCGGCCTGGTGCCGCAGGCCTTCGTGCGCCCCGCGGACGTCGGCCGGGTGGTCGAGGATGGCGCCGCGTGGGGGGTTCTGGCCGAGGGCGACCGCATCACCGCGATCGACGGCACGTCGGTGCACGCGTTCTCCGACATCCGGCCGCTGGTGCAGGCGCTGGGCGAACAGGGCGGCGGCGGCATGGTCGAGGTCGACCGGGACGGTGAGCGGCTGGCGCTGGAGATCGTTCCGTCCCTGGCCACCCCGACCGACGGTGGCGAGCCCTTCTGGGCCCTGGGCATCGAACCCGATGCCGGCGCCGGCGCGGAACACGACGCCACCCTGCGCCACGGGCCGATCGCGGCCGTACCCGCGGCCTTCGGCGAGACCTGGCGCCTGGCCCGCGACACCGTGGGCATGGTCTGGCGCATGGCCAGCGGCCGGGCGTCGGTCGAGAACGTCTCCGGGCCGATCACCATCGCCCGCTATGCCAACGCCTCCGCGAACCTGGGCCCGGCCTGGTTCCTGAACTTCCTCGCCCTGCTCTCGCTGAGCCTGGCGATCATCAACCTGCTGCCGATCCCGATCTTGGACGGCGGTCACCTGTTGTATTACCTTATCGAGTTGGTCAAGGGCAGCCCCTTGAGCGAGCGCGCCATGATCGCCGGGCAGTACGTCGGCCTGGCGATGCTCGCGGGCCTGATGGGCCTGGCGTTCTACAACGACATCCTGCAACTGGTGCGATGA